The sequence GGACATCGCTCCAGGGGCAGGATCAGCTTCACGAATGGATTCCTCTTCAGGTTCTCGGTGACTGCTCGTCCCCGGACACGGCAGAGCACGTCCGCGTTCCGGGCCGGCCAGATCGAACCTAGGCAGCGGCGCTCTACGTGCGTTCGACAGCGGCCGTTCGAGGGGCGGCTGCCGTCGATCGGCCGTCGATCCGAACACCGGCCGCCATCGGTCCACCGGCGTCGACCACGGCGGTATCCATGGCGTGGCCGCGACCATTGCGCCCTGGCCCGGTCCCAGGGGTGAAAACCGCGCTGGCCGCCCACGCGGAGCGGCAACGGGCCGGCCCAGGACACCGGCCGCGCCGTCGGACAGGCGCGATCTCCGTCTGGGGTCCAGCCGGCCGCCCTTGACTCGACCGCAGGACTCGGTCAGCCCGTTCCGCCACCGACGCGTCATGGGTCACGGCCAGCAGGCCACAGCCAGGTCGCCGGGGAGCGTCGAGCAGCACGTCGGCGACCTGGTCGCGGGCCTGCTCGTCCAGCGCCCCCGTCGGCTCGTCCGCCAGCAGCAGGGACGTCTCGGACATCAAGGCGCTTGTCACGGCGGTGTGTTGAGGCTCGCCACCGGACAGATCAGCGGTGAGCGCACCGTCGACCGGCACACCGAGCCCGGCCGGCAGTCGTCCGTCGATCTCGTCGCCAAGCCCCACAGATGCACCACGGGACTTCAGCCGACACCGCTCCCACCCCACACGTCAGCCCCGCTCCGCGCCCGCACCGGCGGGGGCCCGCAACACTCTCGTCACCGCGCCCCAGGGCGGCTCCGCGCACCAGCACGCGACACCGACCCGCCCTCGGCATGCCTGTGGGGCCCGGCCGAGCGTTCGGCCGGGCCCCACAGGGCGGGTGTGCGTGGGTCAGGTCACCATCGGTACCAGCGGCCGCGGCCGCCGCCGGCGTTCGTGGAGCGCACGAGGAATCCGAGCAGCCACACCACGAGGACGACCAGAGCCACCCACCAGAGAATCTGGACGGCGAACCCGGCACCGAAAAGGATGAGCGCGAGAAGCAGTACGAGCAAAAGGGGAACCATGGTTATCAACCTCCTGACCCGCCGTATGCCCTCCATTGCTGGTGACAACCTCGCCTGCGCCTTTGTTTATGAGGGGTGCGCCGGGGCACCAGCCGGTCACGGAACAGTGAACGAACACTTCGAGGAGGCTGTCTTTCATGAGCGCCGGTGAGAAGGCCAAGGCCAAGGGCGAGCAGGCCAAGGGCAAGGCCAAGGAAGCCGTGGGCAGCGCCCTCGGCAACGACCGGATGGCCGCCGAGGGACAGGCGGAGAAGAGCACGGGCGACGCCCGCGCGGCCAAGGAGAAGACGAAGGACGCCTTCAAGCACTGACGTCACCCCCGCTCTCCGGGACACAGGGGCCCTCCTGCCGACGGCGGAGGGCCCCTGTCTCATGCGGTCGGTCAGCACCGGATTCGACGGGCGTCACGACCGGTCGGCGCCGCGCCCCTGGTCGCTCCGTACCGCCGGATCGGAGTGCCGGGCCGCCTGCCAGGCATGCCACAGGGAGGCGTAGGCGCCGTCCGCCGCGAGCAGTTCCTCGTGGCTGCCGAGTTCGACGATCCGGCCGCGTTCCATCACCGCGACGCGGTCGGCGTCCCGCACCGAGTCCAGGCGGTGCACGATGGAGATCACGGTACGGCCCTCGATCAGCGCCGCGAGCGAACGCTCGACCCGGCGCGACGCGGAGGAGTCCAGCAGCGCCGTGGCCTCGTCCAGGACCAGCGCGTGCGGGTCCGACAGCAGCAGCCGGGCCAGCGCCAGTTGCTGGGCCGCCGACGGCGACACCGGCGCGGCGCCCGGGCCGATCTCGCTGTCGAGGCCGTCGGGGAGCGCGCGCGCCCAGTCCGTCAGCAGGACGGTCTCCAGCACCGCCCACAGCCGCTCGTCCGGCAGCGCGTCCTCGCGGGCCAGTGTGAGGTTGTCCCGTACGGTGCCGGTGAACACGTGCTGCTCCTGGGTGACGAGCGCGATCTCGCGTCGCAGCTGGTCCACCGGCAGGGTGCCGATCTCGGCGCCGCCGATGCGCACGGCCCCCCGGGTCGCGTGGTGCACCCCGGCCAGCAGTTTGCCGAGGGTGGACTTGCCCGCGCCGGAGGCTCCGACCACCATCAGGCGTTCGCCGGGGGCGATGTCGAGGTCGATGCCGGACAGGACCTCCCGGCCGGGGCCGTAGCCGAAGCCGACGCCTTCCAGCCGGATGGCCTGGCCCTCGGTGGCCACCGGCGGCCGGCGCTGCTCGCAGGGCAGCCGGTCCACGCCCAGGATCCGGCGCAGCGCGGCGTTGCCGATCTGGAGTTCATCGGTCCAGGTGAGCAGGTCGTTGAGGGGCTCGCCGAGCGCCTGCACGTACAGCACCACGGCGGTCAGCTCGCCCAGTCCCACGGCACCGCGCTGGTAGGCGAGGCCACCGATGAGCAGGGTCAGCGCCATCGGCACCATGGTGGCGAGGTCCAGGCTGGGGAACCAGATGGTCTGGAGCCAGGTGGTGCGCTGCCGGGTCCGTACGACCTGGTCGACGGCCCGGCCGTGACGCCGTGTCTGACGCGGCCCGAGCCCGAGCGCCTCGACGGTCCCGGCGCCGCGGGCGGTCTCGTGCGTGACGGCCAGGATGTCGGCCTCCTGGGCGAGCAGGCGCTCGTAGGCGCGGGTCGCGCGCGGCCGGTACCACCAGGTCGACAGGGCGGCGAAGGGCACCCCGGCCAGCAGCCCGAGGGCGAGCAGGGGCGAGGTCAGCACGATCGCCGCCAGGGTGAACACCAGGGTGACGGCGGCCAGGGCGATACGGGGGACGGCCTGCCGGATGCTCTCGTTCAGCCGGTCGGCGTCGTTGGTGGCCCGGCTGAGGAGGTCGCCTGTCGCGACGCTCTCCACCTCCGACAGCGGCAGCCCCAGGACCCTGCGGACGAAGTCCTCGCGGGTACGCGCCAGGACCCGCTCGCCGAGCAGGGTGGCCTGGGTGCGGGCGGCGCGGGTGAGCAGGGCGTGGGTGGCGAGGATGGCGACGAAGGCCAGGGCGAGCAGGTCGACCCGGCCCGCAGTGGTCCCGGCCTTGACGGACTCGACCAGATGCCCCAGGAGCCGGGGCCCGGTGAGGCCCGCCACCAGGGCGGCGGCGAACAGTGCGAAGGTGCCGAGCAGCCGGGCCGCCTCGGCGCGCAGGAAGGCGCCGGCCCATGCCCGGACGTCGGCCCGGTCGGCGAGGGGCAGCCGCCCCGGGAGGCCGGGCACGCCGTCGGGCTCGGCGGCGGACGGCGGGGCGGGGGCGGCTTCCGCTAGGGCGGGGGTCTGGGGTCGGGTCGTCGTCACGAGGGCACTCCTGCGGAGCGGTCGGGGCTGCCGGAACCGGCGTCAGCGGAGCGGTCGGGGCTGCCGGGACCGGCGTCCGGAAGGCGGCGGATCTCGCGGTCGGCGACCCCGCGCCACAGAGGGCTGTCGCTGAACACGATGGTGGTGCGCCCCGCGCGCGCGGCGGCCACCCTGTGGACGACACGGGCCTCGGTGTGGGCGTCGATCGAGGAGGTCGGGTCCTCCAGCACCAGGACGTCGGGGGCGGCCAGCAACGCCCGCGCGAGGACGAGGCGCTGGCGCTGCCCCCCGGACAGGGCCCGGCCGCCCTCCTCCAACCGCGTGTCCAGGCCGGCCCGGAGGGCCTCGACCACGTCCGCGGCGTCGGCGGTGAACAACGCGCGCCGCAGCTCCTGCGCGGAGCGGTCGGCCGACGCGGTCAGCTCCTCCCGTACGGTGCCGCTGAACAGGCTGTCGGCGGGGCCGGACCGCAGTACCCGGGAGCGCAGTTCGACGGGGTCCACCCGGTCGAGCGGAACGCCGCCGAGCCGTACGGTCGGCGTGCCGCCGCCGGTGCCGGTGCCGGTGGGGCGGGTGAGCCGGTCGGCGAGGTCCCCGGTGCCGTCGGCGGGGGTCACGACCACGGTGAGCCGTCCGGCCTCGGCGGTGATGCCGGTGTGGGCGTCCACGAGGGAGAGCGGTCCCGGTGGCAGCGGCTCGGGGTGTCCGGGATCGGCGGTGCCGGGGTCCAGGCGCAGCAGGCCGCAGAGCCGGCCGGCAGCGACCTTGGCCAGGCTGAGCGTCTCGGCGGCCTCGGTCGCGGTGCTCACCGGGAGGGTGAGGAACGCCGAAGCGCCGTAGAAGGCGACCAGTTCGCCCACGGTGATGGTCCCCCGCAGGGCGAGGCGGGCGCCGAGCCAGACGATGCCCACGGTGACGAGTCCGGGCAGGAAGACTCCCGCCGCCTGGAGCCATGCCTCCATCCGGCCGGCCGACTCGCCGGCGTGGCGCACCTCTTGGCTGGTGCGGCGGAAGCGCTCGGCGAAAGCGGCCTCGCCGCCGATGCCGCGCAGGACGCGCAGGCCCGCGACGATGTCGCCGGCCTGGGAGGTGGCGATGCCCATCTGTTCGCGCTGTTCCTCGTCGCGCTCCTGGAGCGGCCGCAGCAGCGGTCCGATGGCCAGGACGGCGGCCGGGACGCCGATGAGCACGGCCAGCCCGAGAACGGGCGAGGTCGCGGTGAGGGCCACGGCCACGAGCACGGCGGCGACCACCGCGCCGATGGTACGGCCGACCACCTCGAAGGCGTTGCCGATGCTCTCGACGTCGGCGGCGGCCGACGCGGCCACGTCGCCGGAGCGGGCCTGACCGCGCAGACCGGCGCCCAGCCGGACCACATGCCGCATCAGGACGCGGTGGCTGACCGACAGGGCGTGTGCCTCGGCGCCCACGGCGGCCTGGATCAGGCCGGCGCCGGCGGCGGCCTGGACGATGCCCAGGGCGAGCGCGAGCAGCGACCACAGCCAGATGCCGGCGTCCCCGCCGCCCCGGCCGGCCTGGTCGATGGCCTTCCCGATGACGAGCGGGACCAGCGCCAGGGGGACCATCCAGACGGCGCCGAGCACGGCGCTGAGGACCAGCGGCCAGGGCCGGATACGCATCAGCCACCACAAGTAGGCCCAGGGGCCGCGCGCGTCCGCCTCGGGCAGGGTGGCCGGGGCCACCGAGGCGTCGAAGAGTCGGTTGGTCACAGGTACCGGTCCCGGGTGGCCGCGCGGCCGGTCCTGCCCGTGCGGGTGCGCGCCGGCCCGGGGACCGCGGCGATCCGGTCGGGGAGCAGGTGTGCGGGGAGCGTGGCGGGAGGCTGCGCGCGCGGCACGGCGGGTCGGTCCTCGACGCCGTCGTCGTCGGCGTCGTCCGGGACGACGAGGCCACGGGTCGGCATAGGCGGCGGGATCTCCTCCAGCCCGGTGTCGCCGTCGGTGCGCGTGAAGTCGAGGGGGACGCTGTCGGCGCGCGTGAAGTCGAGGGAGACGCCATCGGGGCCGACCGGTTCGCCGCCGTCCCGGGCCGGGGTGTGGGAGGGCTCCCGATGAGGACGCGGGGCTCGGTCGGCGCCGGGTGGCCGGTCGGTCTCGGCGGTGGCGGCCAACTCCTTGCGGCCGATGGCGCGCGGGGCCGCGCCGGCATGGTCGGCGGCGCCGCCGGGCACCGCCCGGCGGTCGCGGCCCGCCGCGGGTACGCCGGTGAGCGCGGCGATGTCCCGGACACCGTGGCGCGGGATGACGGCCACGGGCGGGTGCGGCCCGGGTGCGCGGGTGGCGACCAGGTCCGCCACCGACCCTGCCCGGTCGGCCGGTCGGCCGTACCCGGCCGTCGTTCCGTGTTCGGCGACCGCCGCCCGGCCGGGGTCGGAGCGGGCGAGGGCGGAAAAGGGGTCGAGCACGCTGGGCAGGGTCATGGGGCAGAGCGCCTTCTCTGGTCCGTCCGTGGGGTGTTCAGCTGATGCGAGTCGGGGCCGCGCCGGGTTCCGCCGCGTCGAGGAGGGCCGTGAGGGCGGCCCGGTGGCGGGCGGCGAGGCCTCGGACGGTCGCCTCGTCGTGCAGAGCGGTGGAGTACCACCACTCGACGCGCAGCACCTCGTCGTCGGTCGTGGCGATCACTTCGACCAGATGAGGCCGTGTCCAGTGCGGGGCCGTGATGTCGCCGACGGGTTCCGGCGCCACGTCGGGCAGCAGGGTGCCCAACGGCAGGGTGTCCGCGTCGTCGCCCTCGAAGTCGAAGGAGACGTCGCTGGGCGGGGCCGCGCGCAGGGCCGCCGAGACACGCGGCCGGCCATGGCGGCTGAGCGCGCCGAAGCCCACGCCCCCGCCGGGCAGGGCCGCGAGATGGCCGAGGGTCCGCGCGAGCCGTTCGGTCGCGGTGCCGGGGGCCAGGTCGAGGCGGACGGGCACGGTGGTGGTGAACCAGCCGGTGGTGCGCGCCAGATGGGTTTCGCCGACGTGCTCCTCGCGGCCGTGCCGCAGGATGTCGACCCGGACCGCGCTCTCGCCCAGCCAGTCGGCCAGCACCTCGCCCAGGGCGTGCAGGACCAGGTCGCCGGGGTGGGCGTGGTGGGCGTGGGCAGCCGCGCGGAGGCGGGCGGTGAGTTCCTGCGGGAACTCCTCGCGATGTGTCGCGGCGGTGCGGGCGGTGTTCGCGTCGCGCGGGTCGGCCACGGCGTGGTCCAGCGGTACGGCCGCGGGGGTGCGGACCACCTCCGTCCACCAGTCGGTCTCCGCCTCGGCGTCGACGGTGCGGGCGTGGGCGGCGAGCGCCTCGGCCCACTGCGGGTAGGGGGTTCCCTCGGCGCACCAGACGTCGTCGTGGCCGGCTTCCAGCGCCGTGTACAACTCCTCCAGGTCTTCAAGGAGGACGGACCACGACACCATGTCGAAGGCGATCTGGTGGACGACGATCAGCAGCCGCCCCGGGCGGGTCGGACCGGCGTCGAACCGGACGAACCGGGCCACCGGTCCGGTCCGCGGGTGCGGTGCCTCTTGTTCGACCGTGCAGCGCAGGGTGACCGCGGACGGCAGGTCGGGGTCGGCGATCTCGGAGATGTCCACCGTGTCCAGCACGGGGCCGAGGGCCGCGCCGGGCGGGCCGTCGAGCGCGATGGCCGTCACCAGCTGCCGGGGGCGCCGGGCCGGGCGATCCTCGACCGTCAGGCGCAGCGAGGCGTGTCCGGCGACCAGACGGCGGACCGCCTCGGCGAACAGCTCGCCGTCCAGGCCCGGCCGGGTGGTGAGGAGAAGCGCCTGGTTCCAGTGGCCCCGGTCGCCGGTCTGCTCCTCCCATGCCTGTTCCTGCGCGGGGGTGAGGACGACCGGCCCGTGCCCGGCGCCGGGCACGGCTGCGGAGGTACGGCGCGGCCCGGCGCGTTCGGCGACCAGCGCGGCCAGCCGGGCCGTGGTCATCTCCGGGACGGCCAGTTCGCGCAGTCGCACACGGACGCCGAAGGCGTCCTCGATGCGGCGGGCGGTACGGATGAGGTCCAGGGAGTCCACCCCGAGGTCGGCGAGCGGCGCGGACAGGTCGGCCTCCGGCGCGAGCACCGCCCCGGCGAGCCAGTCCTCCAGCCTGGCGCGAATCTCCTCGACGGCCGGAC is a genomic window of Streptomyces sp. WP-1 containing:
- a CDS encoding hydrophobic protein encodes the protein MVPLLLVLLLALILFGAGFAVQILWWVALVVLVVWLLGFLVRSTNAGGGRGRWYRW
- a CDS encoding CsbD family protein, whose protein sequence is MSAGEKAKAKGEQAKGKAKEAVGSALGNDRMAAEGQAEKSTGDARAAKEKTKDAFKH
- a CDS encoding ABC transporter ATP-binding protein — translated: MTTTRPQTPALAEAAPAPPSAAEPDGVPGLPGRLPLADRADVRAWAGAFLRAEAARLLGTFALFAAALVAGLTGPRLLGHLVESVKAGTTAGRVDLLALAFVAILATHALLTRAARTQATLLGERVLARTREDFVRRVLGLPLSEVESVATGDLLSRATNDADRLNESIRQAVPRIALAAVTLVFTLAAIVLTSPLLALGLLAGVPFAALSTWWYRPRATRAYERLLAQEADILAVTHETARGAGTVEALGLGPRQTRRHGRAVDQVVRTRQRTTWLQTIWFPSLDLATMVPMALTLLIGGLAYQRGAVGLGELTAVVLYVQALGEPLNDLLTWTDELQIGNAALRRILGVDRLPCEQRRPPVATEGQAIRLEGVGFGYGPGREVLSGIDLDIAPGERLMVVGASGAGKSTLGKLLAGVHHATRGAVRIGGAEIGTLPVDQLRREIALVTQEQHVFTGTVRDNLTLAREDALPDERLWAVLETVLLTDWARALPDGLDSEIGPGAAPVSPSAAQQLALARLLLSDPHALVLDEATALLDSSASRRVERSLAALIEGRTVISIVHRLDSVRDADRVAVMERGRIVELGSHEELLAADGAYASLWHAWQAARHSDPAVRSDQGRGADRS
- a CDS encoding ABC transporter ATP-binding protein; translation: MTNRLFDASVAPATLPEADARGPWAYLWWLMRIRPWPLVLSAVLGAVWMVPLALVPLVIGKAIDQAGRGGGDAGIWLWSLLALALGIVQAAAGAGLIQAAVGAEAHALSVSHRVLMRHVVRLGAGLRGQARSGDVAASAAADVESIGNAFEVVGRTIGAVVAAVLVAVALTATSPVLGLAVLIGVPAAVLAIGPLLRPLQERDEEQREQMGIATSQAGDIVAGLRVLRGIGGEAAFAERFRRTSQEVRHAGESAGRMEAWLQAAGVFLPGLVTVGIVWLGARLALRGTITVGELVAFYGASAFLTLPVSTATEAAETLSLAKVAAGRLCGLLRLDPGTADPGHPEPLPPGPLSLVDAHTGITAEAGRLTVVVTPADGTGDLADRLTRPTGTGTGGGTPTVRLGGVPLDRVDPVELRSRVLRSGPADSLFSGTVREELTASADRSAQELRRALFTADAADVVEALRAGLDTRLEEGGRALSGGQRQRLVLARALLAAPDVLVLEDPTSSIDAHTEARVVHRVAAARAGRTTIVFSDSPLWRGVADREIRRLPDAGPGSPDRSADAGSGSPDRSAGVPS
- a CDS encoding condensation domain-containing protein, which encodes MTAAARPHTGGPVRSDASADTGAAPAASARKGPAAPDATTGRAGPGGPPGPAVEEIRARLEDWLAGAVLAPEADLSAPLADLGVDSLDLIRTARRIEDAFGVRVRLRELAVPEMTTARLAALVAERAGPRRTSAAVPGAGHGPVVLTPAQEQAWEEQTGDRGHWNQALLLTTRPGLDGELFAEAVRRLVAGHASLRLTVEDRPARRPRQLVTAIALDGPPGAALGPVLDTVDISEIADPDLPSAVTLRCTVEQEAPHPRTGPVARFVRFDAGPTRPGRLLIVVHQIAFDMVSWSVLLEDLEELYTALEAGHDDVWCAEGTPYPQWAEALAAHARTVDAEAETDWWTEVVRTPAAVPLDHAVADPRDANTARTAATHREEFPQELTARLRAAAHAHHAHPGDLVLHALGEVLADWLGESAVRVDILRHGREEHVGETHLARTTGWFTTTVPVRLDLAPGTATERLARTLGHLAALPGGGVGFGALSRHGRPRVSAALRAAPPSDVSFDFEGDDADTLPLGTLLPDVAPEPVGDITAPHWTRPHLVEVIATTDDEVLRVEWWYSTALHDEATVRGLAARHRAALTALLDAAEPGAAPTRIS